The Acidianus manzaensis genome has a window encoding:
- a CDS encoding DsrE family protein: MPGKIVVMINSGKDQKPKIMTALTLALVGKQKGLFEDLQLIFFGPSEQLIAEKDPDIINMINQINQTGEKMYACQLVGDSLKITDKLKQTQGLTVTLVGPLIADLVSKGYEILNF, from the coding sequence ATGCCAGGAAAAATAGTTGTAATGATAAATTCTGGAAAAGATCAGAAGCCAAAAATAATGACTGCCTTAACACTAGCATTAGTAGGGAAACAAAAGGGATTATTTGAAGATTTACAATTAATTTTCTTTGGTCCTAGTGAACAATTAATTGCAGAAAAGGATCCAGATATAATAAATATGATAAATCAAATAAATCAAACCGGAGAAAAAATGTATGCTTGCCAATTAGTAGGAGACAGTCTAAAAATAACTGATAAACTAAAACAAACTCAAGGATTAACTGTTACTTTAGTTGGACCATTAATAGCTGATTTAGTAAGTAAAGGATACGAAATACTTAACTTCTAA
- the cobB gene encoding NAD-dependent protein deacetylase, translated as MESVEYAVDLLLTSTYGIAFTGAGISTASGIPDFRGPNGIWKKYPQELSSIEYFNRDPKGFWDFYSTRMRSLFNSNPNPAHIALAELEKLGLIKAIITQNIDGLHQKAGSQNVIELHGTMKKSYCNSCYKEFDSQEVLNKIDKGENPPKCECGGIIRPYVVLFGEPVTKILEAEKIAMEADLVLAIGSSLTVYPANLIPQIVKERGGKLIILNNEETPLDSIADVIISDPVEIVLPKIVNKIKERITN; from the coding sequence ATGGAAAGTGTAGAATATGCTGTTGATTTATTACTAACTTCAACTTATGGAATAGCTTTTACAGGTGCAGGAATAAGCACAGCTTCTGGAATACCAGATTTTAGAGGGCCTAATGGAATATGGAAAAAATATCCTCAAGAGTTATCATCAATAGAGTATTTTAATAGAGACCCTAAAGGATTTTGGGACTTTTACTCTACTAGAATGAGAAGTTTATTTAATTCTAACCCCAATCCAGCACATATTGCTTTAGCTGAGTTAGAAAAACTAGGTTTAATAAAAGCTATAATAACTCAAAATATTGATGGTTTACATCAAAAAGCTGGTTCTCAAAACGTAATAGAATTACACGGTACAATGAAAAAATCTTACTGTAACTCATGTTATAAGGAATTCGATTCACAAGAAGTTCTTAATAAAATAGATAAAGGAGAAAATCCACCAAAATGCGAATGCGGAGGTATAATAAGACCTTATGTAGTATTATTTGGAGAACCAGTAACTAAGATTCTGGAAGCTGAAAAAATTGCAATGGAAGCAGATTTAGTTTTAGCAATAGGCTCGTCATTAACAGTTTATCCTGCTAATTTAATTCCTCAAATAGTTAAAGAAAGAGGAGGAAAACTAATTATTTTAAATAATGAAGAAACTCCTCTAGATAGTATAGCTGACGTTATAATATCAGATCCAGTAGAAATAGTTTTACCTAAAATAGTAAATAAAATAAAGGAAAGGATTACCAATTAA
- a CDS encoding DEAD/DEAH box helicase: protein MEFVRINYADLNNYQPLMIIAPTGSGKTFAMIKYALSENNYDRIIFALPTKAAIREVFIKISNFTDSVGRDDSDARLDDNFDPEEVWSKKKIIVTSYERLLSSLITRQEVFNRSLLIIDEAHLLLYNGRNCIIQEILAYYKFLRYERKFKINIVLLSATMPEVDNLSLYLEAKVIQMDKRPIEIEIKRVKLENYNKKRVKQNNLDEFLFSSNYYLRKTIAFINYVKKGEINLSDYKQFLVYTNTRRSAEEIAELLQKELRVNTAYHHAGLPIERRKQIEDDMRKGKGENTTEPFYKIIVATDTLSLSINTTVDAVVILALKRFNPIKTYVEPSTIAQIIGRAGRPGYSKRGIALIFEENDEHKVVDKALNKEFGTIKEPSDYAQTVLRWIYTKKNLDLLSKYGYNYSLGKINDAITYLKNINAINKKNGKYEVTQLGEIFSYELVPKIGMNLLKLIIKFDTTVKNENPLSRSILYTFSYSFIVDEEGKNRYTLDENSIFLKYIGGLKGKLGNYSQQRIGIKVEPPDCFYSILEYPDIIPTDSLAESLRKSAEIIFQLSKNGMIDAKLQKTSLFLMKVMREYRKLLRQIENKKEKIQIRDFLNHLFSNEKFLETIE from the coding sequence ATGGAATTTGTCAGAATAAACTATGCTGATCTAAATAATTATCAGCCTCTTATGATAATAGCTCCAACAGGCTCTGGGAAAACCTTTGCAATGATAAAATACGCTCTATCAGAGAATAATTATGATAGAATAATCTTTGCATTACCTACTAAAGCTGCAATAAGAGAAGTATTTATTAAAATCAGTAATTTTACCGATAGTGTTGGAAGGGATGATAGTGATGCAAGGTTAGATGATAACTTTGACCCAGAAGAAGTATGGAGTAAAAAGAAAATAATTGTAACAAGTTATGAAAGGCTACTATCATCTCTAATAACTAGACAAGAAGTATTCAATAGATCTCTTTTAATTATAGATGAAGCACATCTTTTACTTTATAATGGAAGAAATTGTATAATTCAAGAAATTTTAGCATATTATAAATTTTTAAGATATGAAAGGAAATTTAAAATAAATATAGTATTGCTCAGTGCAACAATGCCAGAAGTTGATAATTTATCTCTTTATCTAGAAGCTAAAGTAATACAAATGGATAAAAGGCCAATAGAAATTGAGATAAAAAGAGTAAAATTGGAAAATTATAATAAGAAAAGAGTTAAACAGAATAATCTTGACGAGTTTCTATTTTCATCTAATTATTATTTGAGGAAGACAATAGCTTTTATAAATTACGTTAAGAAAGGTGAAATTAATCTATCTGATTATAAACAATTTTTAGTTTATACAAATACTAGAAGATCAGCAGAGGAAATAGCTGAACTATTACAAAAAGAATTGAGAGTTAATACTGCATATCATCACGCAGGATTACCAATTGAAAGAAGAAAACAAATAGAAGACGATATGAGAAAAGGTAAAGGTGAAAATACAACAGAACCATTTTATAAAATTATAGTAGCTACAGATACTTTATCATTAAGCATAAATACAACAGTAGATGCAGTAGTAATTCTTGCATTAAAGAGATTTAATCCAATAAAGACTTATGTAGAACCATCAACAATAGCTCAAATAATTGGAAGAGCTGGAAGACCAGGATATTCAAAAAGAGGAATAGCATTAATATTTGAAGAAAATGATGAGCATAAAGTAGTTGATAAAGCATTAAATAAAGAATTTGGTACAATAAAAGAGCCTTCAGACTATGCTCAAACAGTACTAAGGTGGATATATACTAAGAAAAATTTAGATCTATTATCTAAATATGGATATAATTATTCATTAGGAAAAATAAATGATGCAATAACCTACTTAAAAAATATAAATGCTATAAATAAGAAAAACGGAAAATATGAAGTAACACAATTAGGAGAAATATTTTCTTACGAATTAGTTCCTAAAATAGGAATGAATTTATTAAAATTAATAATAAAATTTGATACTACTGTAAAAAATGAAAATCCATTATCTAGAAGTATACTTTATACGTTCTCATATTCATTCATAGTAGATGAAGAAGGTAAAAATAGGTATACATTAGATGAGAATTCAATATTCTTAAAATATATAGGAGGATTAAAAGGAAAATTAGGAAATTATTCACAACAAAGAATAGGAATAAAAGTAGAGCCACCTGATTGCTTTTACTCAATATTAGAATACCCAGATATTATACCAACAGACAGCTTAGCTGAAAGCCTAAGAAAATCAGCAGAAATAATATTTCAATTATCCAAAAATGGAATGATTGATGCGAAATTACAAAAAACTTCTTTGTTTCTAATGAAAGTTATGAGAGAATACAGAAAATTACTTAGACAAATAGAAAATAAAAAAGAAAAAATACAGATTAGAGATTTTTTAAACCACCTATTCTCCAATGAGAAATTTCTAGAAACTATAGAATAA
- a CDS encoding DUF1634 domain-containing protein, whose product MDFNNLIGNTLRVGVIISAIIILAGVIMLFVFHGSDGYTIVQISAPNSIVNSSISKPYKVFNGLSKFYGLDYIYLGLMVLIATPVIRVVLGIAQFISEKNKLYAIITTIVLFNLLFAIFLLPLIIGK is encoded by the coding sequence TTGGATTTTAACAACCTTATAGGAAATACATTAAGAGTAGGTGTAATAATTAGTGCAATAATAATTTTAGCAGGTGTTATAATGCTATTTGTATTTCATGGTTCGGATGGATATACTATAGTTCAGATATCAGCACCTAATTCTATCGTAAATAGTTCTATCTCTAAGCCATATAAGGTATTTAATGGTCTGTCGAAATTTTATGGATTAGACTATATATATTTAGGCTTGATGGTTTTAATTGCTACGCCAGTAATCAGAGTAGTATTAGGTATAGCACAATTTATATCAGAAAAAAATAAATTATATGCAATTATAACAACAATTGTACTCTTTAATCTATTGTTCGCAATATTTCTTCTACCGCTTATAATAGGTAAATAA